DNA from bacterium:
AGTACGACGCGACCTCGGCGAGCATGATTGGACTCTTGAAGTACGGCAGCGGGCTGCCCTTCAACCGACTGGAAAGGCTGGAAGGAAATCTCGGGATTCCTCTTCCAGCCTCGACCCAGTGGGGCATCGTCAGAGATGCTGTCGGGATCCTCGCTGTCGGCTCGGACGAACTGATCCGACTGGCGGCACAGGGGGATGTCCTCTACAACGACGATACCTCGACAAAAATCCTTCAGCTGCTCAAAGAGAACCAGCGCATCGAGCAGGAGAACTCGAAGGAGCGTACTGGGATCTTCACCACTGCCATCGTGGCGACCTGCGCCGAACACAAAATCGCTGTGTTCCTCACCGGGCGCCAGCACGCCGGGGAAAACCTGAAGGATGTGCTCCAGCACCGGGCGTCGGAGCTCGAGGTACCGATCCAGATGTGCGACGGGCTTTCACGCAATGTACCGAAGGACTTCGCGACGATCCTGGCCAATTGCATGTCTCACGCTCGCCGGAAGTTCGTGGAAGTGGTGGATCGCTTTCCTGAAGAATGCCGTTACGTGCTCGAGTCCTTGCGTCAGGTCTACCGGCACGATGCCATCGCCCGCAAGGAGGAGATGCCGCCCGACAGGCGGCTGCGCTTCCATCAAGATCACTCGGCCGAAATCATGGAGGCACTCAAGTCCTGGATGAACGAGCAGCTGGACCAGAAGAAGGTCGAGCCGAATTCCGCCCTTGGAGGAGCGTTGTCCTACATGCTGAACCGGTGGGACAAACTCACCCTCTTTCTGCGTAAACCCGGTGCGCCGCTGGACAACAACATCTGCGAACGAGCGCTGAAGAAGGCCATCCTCCATCGCAAGAACGCGCTGTTTTACAAGACCGAGAACGGCGCTCGCGTCGGCGACATTTTCATGAGCCTGATCTACACCGCGGAGCTTTCAGGAGTCAATCCGTTCGACTATCTCACCGAGCTCCTGAAGCACCCCGAAGAGCTGCGGCGCAGCCCTCGCGAGTGGATGCCCTGGAACTACCAGATTGCCGCTACAGTCGCCGACGCCGCGACCGCTCGGTCCTGACGACCGAGCCTGTCCGCCGCTCTAAACCTGCCCCACCAACGAACCAGGGTCGATCCGGACGCCGGGCGCCGCTCGTGCTCCAGCCCGGCGGTCTCGCCGACCTCTCCGTCGATGGCGGCGCGTAGATGCGTCCGCCAAGGCCGCGAGCGTCAAAAATTTCGGCCTTGCGCACGCTTGCCGCAAGGACACCAACACTCCTGTAGAATCACCTGGCCATGGCCGGAAAGACGCCGAGTGCCGCCGCCACAGAATGGCAGGAGAGGTTGGAATTCCTGCTCAAGGAAGAAGCCTGCCTCGCGGATCCGGCCCAGAAGTGCCATATCCGAGAGCTGATCGAAGCGGCGGCGGACAAGGTCCGGGAGCACCAGGCCGCACCACACCTGCTCTCACCACCGCGCGATGCTGAGAGCAAACGCCAAGCCCGGAAGCTCGAAGCGCTCTACGACCGCAAAATGGACCTCGCCCTCGTCGGAGAAGATGTCACCGCCGTCACCAGAGAGATCAACGACGTCCGCCGCTTCCTGCACCGTGGGCCGCTCCTCCACCCCGGCGACTTCCTCGCGGACGGCCGCTTCAAACTTGGTCAAATCGCCGGCCAAGGAGGCTTCGCCACCGTCTGGCAGGCCGCGGACCGCGACGAAGGTCGTGTCGTAGCTCTAAAGGTTCTGCATCCACACCACGGTCAAGACTTGAGCCGCC
Protein-coding regions in this window:
- a CDS encoding IS66 family transposase, encoding YDATSASMIGLLKYGSGLPFNRLERLEGNLGIPLPASTQWGIVRDAVGILAVGSDELIRLAAQGDVLYNDDTSTKILQLLKENQRIEQENSKERTGIFTTAIVATCAEHKIAVFLTGRQHAGENLKDVLQHRASELEVPIQMCDGLSRNVPKDFATILANCMSHARRKFVEVVDRFPEECRYVLESLRQVYRHDAIARKEEMPPDRRLRFHQDHSAEIMEALKSWMNEQLDQKKVEPNSALGGALSYMLNRWDKLTLFLRKPGAPLDNNICERALKKAILHRKNALFYKTENGARVGDIFMSLIYTAELSGVNPFDYLTELLKHPEELRRSPREWMPWNYQIAATVADAATARS